The nucleotide sequence CTGCAGAAAAAGACTGAAATGAATAATTTCTATCCCGCACAAATTCTCTTAAGCCCTTTTCGTTTGCCTTAAGATCTATGGTAGCAACTCCATGTATTGCAGAAGAATCTATATTGAGCTCAGACAATGTCCTGTCAAAAAGCTCGGCAATTTCCTCCATGGGCTTGTCCTTCATGCAGCCTATTCCGGCATAAACCACCCTCGGAACCAGCTTTAGGCTGTGTCCGGCTACAGGATTATCCCTGTATGGCGAAATTAAAATATCCGAATTGCCTTTTTTTATATTCTTTACTTCTTTAGGGAGTTTTGATAAGAACTTTCCCCCCTCTATTCTGAAAGATATCTCATCTCCCCTGAGTATCTTTGCCGAGACCTTCTTTACGCCTTCCTTTGAAGAAATTGCCAGATTGTTTTTTCTCGCAAAAACATCTGCTGCAAAAAGTTCATTAAGATCCGTAGCCGTGGTAATTATTGTCTCGCCGCCAACTATTGAAGATATCTCTGCCGCCAGTTCGCTTCCTCCGCCATAATGTGCCGAAAGGATCGGTATCACATGTCTTCCCGCCTCATCCATGACGACTACCGGGATATCTTTCATTTTATCCCTTACAGACGGCGCTATCGATCTCACAGCGATACCGCATGCTCCAATGAAAATCAATGCCGTACCGTTATTAAATCTTTCCGCTGCCCATTCCGTAAGTGGTTCTCTGACCAGTTTTACAGTTTCCGGAATTTCCCTTCCTTCCAGTCTGAATTTATAATAAACTTCGATCCCCTCCCCGAAAGATTTCTTTATTCTTTCAGCAAGGATCAATCCCCGTTCCGTAAAGCATATGATGTCTGCTTTCATCATTTTTCCCCTGTATTGTTTTTTCTGAATCCCGTCTCAAATTCCGGATCATAAAGCTTTGAGCGGCTGTATTTTGCCCCTTTCACAGCATCGCCC is from Lachnospiraceae bacterium C1.1 and encodes:
- a CDS encoding cobalamin biosynthesis protein, with the translated sequence MMKADIICFTERGLILAERIKKSFGEGIEVYYKFRLEGREIPETVKLVREPLTEWAAERFNNGTALIFIGACGIAVRSIAPSVRDKMKDIPVVVMDEAGRHVIPILSAHYGGGSELAAEISSIVGGETIITTATDLNELFAADVFARKNNLAISSKEGVKKVSAKILRGDEISFRIEGGKFLSKLPKEVKNIKKGNSDILISPYRDNPVAGHSLKLVPRVVYAGIGCMKDKPMEEIAELFDRTLSELNIDSSAIHGVATIDLKANEKGLREFVRDRNYSFQSFSADVLKKLRGNFTASAFVAKTVGIDNVCERACMAAAGKGASLICKKKAWNGVTVAFAISKWSVFF